A window of the Cicer arietinum cultivar CDC Frontier isolate Library 1 chromosome 6, Cicar.CDCFrontier_v2.0, whole genome shotgun sequence genome harbors these coding sequences:
- the LOC101494204 gene encoding pirin-like protein 2 codes for MRAILRSIFSMSSSAFNTPRLVFKKVLAKSQREGDGAVVRRGIGRSELKNLDPFLILDHFSVSPPGGFPDHPHRGFETVTYMLEGSITHQDFAGHKGTIRTGDVQWMTAGRGIIHSEMPAEANNNGLQLWINLSANNKMIEPNYQELPSEEIASAEKEGVEVRVIAGGAMGVNSPVYTRTPTMFLDFSMMPGTQLDQSIPESWNSFAYIIEGEGVFGSPNSSPIVAHHVIVFTQGGDGLSVWNKSSKPLRFVLIGGQPLNEPIAQYGPFVMNTQSEIEKTIQDYHNCSNGFEMRLNWRSQ; via the exons ATGAGAGCTATATTAAGATCTATTTTTTCCATGTCATCCTCTGCTTTTAACACCCCCAGGTTGGTTTTCAAGAAGGTTTTGGCCAAATCTCAACGTGAAGGAGATGGAGCTGTTGTTAGAAGAGGCATTGGAag AAGCGAGCTCAAGAACTTGGATCCTTTTCTAATTTTGGATCACTTCTCAG TGTCTCCTCCTGGAGGATTTCCTGATCATCCCCACAgag GTTTTGAGACCGTTACCTACATGCTAGAG GGTAGTATAACTCACCAAGATTTTGCTGGCCACAAGGGTACAATAAGAACTGGTGATGTTCAG TGGATGACTGCAGGCAGGGGAATTATCCACTCTGAAATGCCTGCAGAAGCAAACAACAATGGATTGCAACTCTGGATCAATTTATCAGCCAATAACAAAAT GATTGAGCCAAACTATCAAGAACTTCCAAGTGAGGAAATAGCATCAGCAGAAAAGGAGGGTGTTGAAGTGAGAGTGATAGCAGGAGGAGCAATGGGAGTGAATTCTCCAGTCTACACAAGAACTCCAACAATGTTCCTAGATTTCTCCATGATGCCAGGAACTCAACTGGATCAAAGTATTCCTGAGTCATGGAATTCATTTGCATATATAATTGAAGGGGAAGGTGTTTTTGGTTCACCAAATTCATCACCAATTGTGGCTCATCATGTTATTGTTTTCACTCAAGGTGGTGATGGACTTAGTGTTTGGAATAAATCTTCAAAGCCTTTGAGGTTTGTGTTGATTGGAGGACAACCATTGAATGAGCCAATTGCTCAATATGGACCTTTTGTCATGAATACACAATCTGAGATTGAGAAAACTATTCAAGACTATCACAATTGCAGCAATGGATTTGAGATGAGGCTAAATTGGAGATCTCAATAG
- the LOC101494511 gene encoding uncharacterized protein, with translation MEDIEDLLIGTETGTPPGFRSPLTSATVGVGTKKNQRSLPSPSPSPSIPGTQTIFIKTFGCSHNQSDSEYMAGQLSAFGYSLSDNPDEADLWLINTCTVKSPSQSAMDTIITKGKSSNKPLVVAGCVPQGSRDAKELEGISIVGVQQIDRVVEVVEETLKGHEVRLLTRKRLPALDLPKVRKNKFVEILPINVGCLGACTYCKTKHARGHLGSYTIDSLAGRVKSVISDGVKEIWLSSEDTGAYGRDIGVNLPTLLNALVAELPADASTMLRIGMTNPPFILEHLKEIAEVLRHPCVYSFLHVPVQSGSDAILSAMNREYTVREFRTVVDTLTELVPEMQIATDIICGFPGETDEDFEQTVNLIKEYKFSQVHISQFYPRPGTPAARMKKVPSNVVKRRSRELTNVFEAFTPYNGMEGRVERIWITDIASDGVHLVGHTKGYIQVLVIASDDMLGTSAMVKITSVGRWSVFGEIIETIKEAKDNKALNTQIPNQDMSLLCCNQTKTGVISEEPESCACGNDIDSCCSQSTLEKIDNSSGTVMQQNQNNKNLFGWILRKRKNLHKRVESEHSSGSDIKQERSMKKWDFVDKALLGGISISILTIVVLLVCLSFSVIWSQ, from the exons ATGGAGGACATTGAAGATTTGCTGATCGGAACCGAAACTGGTACACCACCGGGATTTCGTTCTCCGTTAACGTCCGCTACAGTTGGCGTTGGAACGAAGAAAAATCAACGCTCCTTACCTTCACCTTCACCTTCACCTTCAATCCCTGGCACTCAg ACTATTTTCATAAAGACCTTTGGGTGCTCTCATAACCAG AGTGATAGTGAATATATGGCTGGTCAGCTTTCAGCTTTTGGTTATTCATTGAGTGATAATCCTGACGAAGCAGATCTATGGCTCATAAACAC TTGCACAGTAAAATCCCCGAGTCAATCTGCAATGGATACCATTATAACAAAAGGAAAATCATCAAATAAACCACTAGTTGTTGCTGGCTGTGTTCCCCAAGGAAGTCGAGATGCTAAAGAACTGGAAGGGATCAGCATTGTAGGAGTCCAGCAAATTGATCGTGTCGTTGAAGTTGTAGAAGAGACTTTAAAAGGTCACGAAGTCCGGCTTTTGACCCGTAAGAGATTGCCAGCACTTGACCTTCCAAAG GTGAGAAAGAACAAATTTGTTGAGATTCTTCCAATTAATGTTGGTTGTTTAGGTGCTTGTACTTATTGCAAGACAAAGCATGCTCGGGGTCACTTAGGGAGTTACACAATAGATAGCCTT GCTGGACGTGTAAAATCTGTGATATCTGATGGAGTTAAAGAGATATGGCTGAGCAGTGAAGATACTGGAGCATATG GGCGTGACATTGGTGTCAATCTTCCAACTTTATTGAATGCCTTAGTAGCAGAATTACCAGCAGATGCAAGCACTATGCTGCGTATTGGAATGACCAATCCACCTTTTATCCTTGAACACTTGAAAGAGATAGCAGAAGTTCTACGACATCCATGTGTTTACTCCTTTTTGCACGTGCCAGTTCAGTCTGGAAGTGATGCTATTTTGAGT GCAATGAACCGAGAATATACTGTAAGGGAGTTCAGGACTGTTGTAGATACCTTAACTGAGCTTGTGCCAGAGATGCAGATTGCCACTGATATAATATGTGGATTTCCAG GTGAAACCGATGAAGATTTTGAGCAAACTGTCAACCTTATAAAAGAATACAAGTTTTCTCAAGTTCATATTTCACAATTTTATCCTCGGCCAG gCACACCTGCGGCAAGGATGAAAAAGGTTCCAAGTAATGTGGTGAAGAGAAGAAGCCGTGAACTAACAAATGTCTTTGAAGCGTTCACGCCATACAATGGGATGGAAGGCAGAGTGGAAAGAATTTGGATTACTGATATAGCATCTGATGGAGTACACTTG GTTGGTCATACAAAGGGATATATACAAGTTCTCGTGATTGCTTCAGATGATATGCTTGGAACTTCAGCTATGGTTAAGATAACATCTGTGGGAAGGTGGTCGGTTTTTGGAGAAATAATTGAGACAATCAAAGAAGCAAAGGACAATAAAGCTTTGAACACGCAGATTCCTAATCAAGATATGTCTTTACTATGCTGTAACCAAACCAAAACTGGTGTAATCTCAGAAGAGCCAGAATCTTGTGCTTGTGGAAATGACATTGACAGCTGCTGCAGTCAGAGTACTCTCGAGAAGATTGATAATTCAAGCGGCACTGTAATGCAACAgaatcaaaacaacaaaaatttgtttGGATGGATATTGAGGAAGCGGAAGAATCTTCACAAAAGGGTAGAAAGTGAACATTCCTCAGGATCTGATATAAAGCAAGAAAGAAGCATGAAAAAGTGGGACTTTGTTGATAAGGCTCTTTTGGGTGGAATATCTATCAGCATTTTGACAATTGTTGTTCTATTAGTTTGTCTTAGTTTTAGTGTTATTTGGTCCCAGTAA